One Setaria italica strain Yugu1 chromosome I, Setaria_italica_v2.0, whole genome shotgun sequence DNA window includes the following coding sequences:
- the LOC101768983 gene encoding DEAD-box ATP-dependent RNA helicase 47A, producing the protein MRLSIGQVHRNVLALASSRSCFVLGDRLSFRMLSQQRAAGFHQTAWRGSQIVEDRGGPLTLASLEVQNRVEYGKKEKMARTGGPKPSSRGSSLNVKPRVSSSLNMKPRVSSLNVKPAKSALPKSTGIKKTLKVDEALFSAKSFEELGLPPLLVDRLNKEGLTAPTEVQSAAIPIIAQKHDVVIQSYTGSGKTLAYLLPILSEIGPLKRPMEQDNSEKRSGIEAVIIAPSRELGMQIVREVEKILGPNDKRLVQQLVGGANRSRQEEALKKNKPIIVVGTPGRISEISAAGKLHTHGCRFLVLDEVDQLLSFNYREDMHRILEHVGKKPGTTSRDILGPLARRSERQTILVSATIPFSVIRAARSWGHDPVLIRAKSVLPLDSITVPRPALSQTDANSSSPSNSVNQAAVGSLPPSLEHYYCTAKVQHKVDTLRRCIHALEAQTVIAFMNNTKPLKDVVFKLEARGIKATELHGDLGKLARSTVLKKFKDGEFRVLVTNELSARGLDVPECDLVVNLDLPTDSTHYAHRAGRTGRLGRKGIVVTICEENEAFVVRKMRKQLAVAIKPCEFTEGELVVHKEEDEE; encoded by the coding sequence ATGAGGCTAAGTATTGGACAAGTCCATCGAAATGTTCTTGCGCTGGCATCTTCCAGATCATGCTTTGTTCTTGGAGACCGTCTTTCATTCAGGATGCTGTCACAACAACGGGCAGCTGGATTCCATCAGACTGCTTGGCGTGGTAGTCAAATTGTAGAAGATAGGGGAGGGCCATTAACTCTTGCTAGCTTAGAAGTGCAAAACAGGGTTGAATAtgggaagaaggaaaaaatggCACGAACTGGAGGTCCTAAGCCAAGTTCAAGAGGTTCTTCCCTCAATGTGAAACCTAGAGTTTCTTCTTCCCTCAATATGAAACCTAGAGTTTCTTCGCTTAATGTCAAACCAGCGAAGAGTGCCTTGCCAAAGTCAACTGGGATAAAGAAGACACTGAAGGTAGATGAGGCTCTGTTTTCTGCCAAGTCATTTGAAGAGCTTGGTTTACCACCTTTGCTTGTTGATCGGTTGAACAAGGAAGGTCTGACTGCGCCAACTGAGGTCCAATCAGCTGCTATTCCTATAATAGCACAAAAGCACGATGTGGTGATCCAATCATATACTGGCTCAGGGAAAACACTTGCTTATCTTCTCCCAATTCTTTCCGAAATAGGCCCACTGAAGAGGCCTATGGAGCAAGATAATTCTGAGAAAAGATCAGGTATTGAAGCAGTCATTATTGCTCCTTCCAGAGAATTAGGAATGCAGATTGTGAGAGAAGTAGAGAAGATTTTGGGTCCTAATGATAAGAGACTTGTCCAGCAACTTGTTGGTGGTGCTAATCGTTCTAGACAAGAAGAAGCATTGAAGAAGAACAAGCCAATTATTGTTGTTGGAACACCTGGCCGTATTTCCGAAATTTCAGCAGCAGGTAAGCTACACACCCATGGCTGCCGCTTTCTTGTACTGGATGAAGTCGACCAGCTTCTGTCTTTTAATTACCGTGAGGATATGCATAGAATTTTGGAGCATGTTGGAAAGAAACCTGGTACCACATCTAGGGATATTCTTGGTCCACTTGCTAGGCGATCTGAGCGTCAAACTATCTTGGTTTCTGCAACAATTCCTTTTTCAGTTATACGAGCAGCAAGGAGTTGGGGTCACGATCCAGTTCTCATTAGAGCTAAGAGTGTACTTCCGCTTGACTCAATCACTGTTCCAAGACCTGCATTATCCCAGACTGATGCTAACTCGAGCTCACCATCAAACTCAGTGAACCAAGCTGCTGTTGGCAGCTTGCCACCATCATTGGAACACTACTACTGTACAGCCAAGGTTCAACACAAAGTTGACACCTTGCGGAGATGCATCCATGCTCTGGAAGCACAGACAGTGATTGCATTTATGAACAACACCAAGCCACTGAAGGATGTTGTATTTAAGTTGGAGGCCCGTGGTATCAAAGCCACTGAGCTCCATGGAGATCTTGGAAAGCTTGCAAGGTCTACAGTCTTGAAAAAATTCAAGGATGGTGAATTCAGAGTTCTTGTTACAAATGAGCTGTCTGCCAGGGGACTGGATGTGCCTGAATGTGACCTTGTGGTCAATCTGGACCTTCCAACTGACTCTACACATTATGCCCACAGAGCTGGAAGAACAGGACGTCTTGGGCGTAAAGGGATTGTGGTCACAATATGCGAAGAAAACGAGGCATTTGTTGTAAGAAAAATGCGCAAGCAGTTAGCTGTGGCCATCAAGCCATGTGAGTTCACTGAAGGCGAGCTTGTTGTTcacaaggaggaagatgaggaataA